A genome region from Apus apus isolate bApuApu2 chromosome 2, bApuApu2.pri.cur, whole genome shotgun sequence includes the following:
- the TTPA gene encoding alpha-tocopherol transfer protein → MHHQETGRRSPAAREHLRHTCLLPPIPPRSGPAGRSGVKPRRGRRQPGPVSSGSSGAERARRLGAGGGMSRGPPGTGMSRGPPGTGHLNDLPDDSPPVRSALAELRRRAEAEPCQRWSQPLTDSFLVRFLRARDFHLDLSWRLLKNYQKWKIECPEISADLQPSSILGLLNAGYLGVLRSRDPHGSKVLIYRIAQWDPKLFTAYDVFRVSLITSELIVKEIETQRKGVKVIFDLQGWQFAHAFQISPAVAKNIAAVLTDSFPLKVRGIHLINEPLFFHPVFALIKPFLTEKIKERVHMHGHNYMQSLTEHFPVSILPQEYGGEEVSIEELAKEWTDFIMTSADYLQSISLVAQE, encoded by the exons ATGCACCACCAAGAGACCGGCCGTCGGAGCCCGGCCGCCAGGGAACACCTGCGGCACACCTGCCTCCTCCCGCCCATCCCGCCCCGCTCCGGCCCGGCAGGGCGCTCAGGGGTTAAGCCCCGCCGGGGGCGGAGGCAGCCCGGCCCGGTTTCCAGCGGGAGCAGCGGGGCTGAGCGCGCCCGTCGCCTGGGAGCCGGCGGCGGGATGTCGCGGGGGCCGCCGGGCACCGGGATGTCGCGGGGGCCGCCGGGCACCGGGCACCTCAACGACCTGCCCGACGACTCGCCGCCAGTGCGCAGCGCCCTGGCCGAGCTGCGCCGGCGGGCTGAGGCTGAGCCCTGCCAGCGCTGGTCGCAGCCCCTCACCGACTCCTtcctggtgaggttcctgcgCGCTCGGGACTTCCACCTGGACCTGAGTTGGAGG ttattGAAGAATTACCAGAAGTGGAAAATTGAATGCCCAGAAATAAGTGCAGATTTACAACCATCTTCTATTCTTGGTCTTTTGAATGCTGGCTATCTTGGAGTCCTGAGATCAAGGGACCCACATGGAAGCAAAGTTCTAATATATAGAATTG cACAATGGGATCCCAAGTTATTTACAGCATATGATGTGTTTCGTGTAAGTCTTATTACATCTGAACTTATTGTAAAGGAGATTGAGACTCAGCGGAAAGGAGTCAAGGTTATCTTTGATCTTCAAGGGTGGCAATTTGCTCACGCATTTCAGATCAGTCCAGCAGTGGCCAAGAATATTGCTGCTGTGCTCACA GATTCCTTTCCACTAAAAGTTCGAGGTATCCACTTGATTAATGAGCCTTTATTCTTCCACCCAGTCTTCGCTCTAATTAAGccttttctcactgaaaaaataaaagaacgG gtGCATATGCATGGACACAACTACATGCAGAGTCTGACAGAACACTTCCCAGTCAGCATTCTCCCACAGGAATATGGGGGGGAGGAAGTCTCCATTGAAGAACTGGCCAAGGAATGGACTGACTTTATAATGACGTCTGCAGATTATCTTCAGAGCATTTCTCTGGTTGCCCAGGAATGA
- the GGH gene encoding gamma-glutamyl hydrolase: MGRQVLLPPLRVATLLLLFLLRCAAAASLVLRGRLAERNERPIIGVLAQECHFEKFNKFGSSYIAASYVKFLESAGARVVPIRLNLSDEEYDKIFHSINGVLFPGGGVDLKTSEYSRVAKIFYHKALEANDKGDYFPVWGTCLGHEELTYLTSNEVLLVNTKTNGFALPLNFTSAAKDSRLFKNFPDDVLHAFATEPLTSNFHVWSLSMENFTKNEKLRNFYNVLTTNTDGEVEFVSTMEAYKYPVYGVQWHPEKNPFEWKTSPGIPHSPSAVRASYYIADFFINEARKSLHRFPNEDEETKELIYNYAPIYTGTFSSFQQIYFFD, from the exons ATGGGGCGCCAGGTCCTGCTTCCTCCCCTCCGGGTCGCCACCCTCCTCCTGCTGTTCCTTCTCCGCTGCGCCGCCGCAGCCTCCCTGGTGCTGCGCGGGCGGCTGGCGGAGCGCAACGAGAGGCCCATCATTG GGGTATTGGCACAGGAATGTCACTTCGAGAAGTTCAACAAATTTGGAAGTTCTTATATTGCAGCTTCATATGTGAAATTTTTGGAATCTGCCGGTGCCCGAGTTGTGCCAATAAG ATTAAATCTTTCAGATGAAGAATATGATAAAATATTCCACTCTATTAATGG GGTACTTTTTCCAGGAGGTGGTGTGGATCTTAAGACTTCAGAGTATTCCAGGGTTGCTAAGATATTTTACCACAAGGCATTAGAG gcTAACGACAAAGGAGATTATTTCCCAGTGTGGGGAACCTGTCTTGGACATGAAGAGCTTACGTATCTCACAAGTAATGAAGTTTTACTTGTTAACACCAAGACAAATGGTTTTGCACTCCCTCTGAACTTTACTTCAG ctGCAAAAGACAGTAGATTATTCAAGAACTTCCCTGATGATGTGTTACATGCATTTGCTACTGAACCATTGACATCAAACTTTCATGTGTGGAGCCTCTCCATGGAG AATTTCACAAAGAACGAGAAGCTTCGTAACTTCTATAATGTTCTGACCACTAACACTGATGGTGAAGTGGAGTTTGTATCTACCATGGAAG CATACAAATATCCAGTTTATGGTGTACAGTGGCATCCAGAGAAAAATCCTTTTGAGTGGAAGACTTCACCAGGCATTCCACATTCCCCATCAGCTGTAAGAGCATCATATTATATAGCTGACTTCTTCATTAATGAAG CCCGGAAGAGCTTGCACCGTTTCCCCAATGAAGATGAGGAAACAAAAGAATTGATTTATAATTATGCTCCAATATATACaggaacattttcttcattccaGCAAATCTATTTTTTTGATTGA